A section of the Oncorhynchus keta strain PuntledgeMale-10-30-2019 chromosome 15, Oket_V2, whole genome shotgun sequence genome encodes:
- the LOC118394819 gene encoding 5-beta-cholestane-3-alpha,7-alpha-diol 12-alpha-hydroxylase-like — protein sequence MGFLLPILLALLASVLGGLYLLGAFRCCRPGEPPLDRGPIPWLGHVLEFRRDTAKFLERMKRKHGDIFTVQLGGFYFTFLTDPRSFGTIVKEARTKLDFRKFAQKLVQKVFGYHSDHRFPQLSSNKHLMGDGLVVMTQAMMSNLQNLMLHSVGTGDNNHMPWNEDGLFNYSYNIVFRAGYLALFGNETPKSTESMEKAREVDRVESQELFLEFRKYDQLFPNLAYGVLPPGEKREAERLKRLFWKMLSVQKVKTKENISVWVREQQQEREEHGMEDFMQDRYMLLLLWASQGNTGPAAFWLLLYLMKHPDAMGAVKKEVEEVLKETGQEVKHEGPFIDLTRDMLQKTPILDSAVEETLRLTTAPVLTRAVLQDMSLKMADGSEYRIREGDRVALFPYTAVQMDPEVHPDPLTYKYDRFLTAEGGKKTDFYKGGKKIKYYNMPWGAGITMCPGRFFATNELKQFVFLMLTYFDFELKNPDEKIPDIDTKRWGFGSMQPTRDIQFRYRLRF from the coding sequence ATGGGTTTTCTGCTGCCGATCCTTCTGGCTCTGTTAGCCTCTGTCTTAGGGGGACTCTACCTCCTGGGGGCCTTCAGGTGTTGTCGACCAGGGGAACCCCCCCTGGACCGGGGCCCCATTCCCTGGCTGGGCCATGTCCTTGAGTTCCGCAGGGACACAGCAAAGTTcctagagaggatgaagaggaagcATGGGGATATTTTCACTGTACAGCTGGGAGGATTCTACTTCACATTCCTTACGGACCCTCGGTCCTTCGGGACGATTGTGAAGGAGGCCCGCACCAAACTGGACTTCAGAAAGTTTGCACAAAAGCTGGTTCAGAAAGTGTTTGGTTACCACTCCGACCACAGGTTTCCTCAGTTGTCCAGCAACAAGCACCTGATGGGGGACGGTTTAGTGGTCATGACACAGGCTATGATGAGCAACCTACAGAATCTGATGCTGCACAGTGTAGGGACGGGGGATAATAACCATATGCCCTGGAATGAGGACGGTCTGTTCAACTACAGCTACAACATTGTCTTCAGGGCAGGTTACCTGGCTCTATTCGGTAATGAGACACCAAAATCCACAGAGAGCATGGAGAAAGCCAGAGAGGTCGACAGAGTGGAGTCCCAGGAGCTCTTCCTTGAGTTCCGTAAGTATGACCAGCTCTTCCCCAATCTGGCCTATGGGGTCCTGCCtccaggggagaagagagaggcggagaggctGAAGAGGCTGTTCTGGAAAATGCTCTCAGTGCAGAAGGTGAAGACCAAGGAGAACATCAGTGTCTGGGTGCGtgagcagcagcaggagagggaggagcacgGCATGGAGGACTTCATGCAGGACAGGTACATGTTGCTTCTCCTCTGGGcctcacagggcaacacaggCCCTGCTGCCTTCTGGCTCCTTCTCTACCTCATGAAGCACCCAGATGCAATGGGGGCTGTCaagaaggaggtggaggaggtgctGAAGGAGACAGGCCAGGAGGTGAAGCATGAAGGCCCCTTTATCGATCTAACCCGGGACATGCTTCAAAAGACGCCCATTCTGGACAGTGCCGTGGAGGAGACACTCCGCCTCACCACAGCCCCCGTCCTCACCAGGGCCGTGCTCCAGGACATGTCCCTCAAGATGGCCGACGGAAGCGAGTACCGCatcagagaaggagacagagtaGCCCTGTTTCCTTACACTGCCGTCCAGATGGACCCGGAGGTCCACCCGGACCCACTCACCTACAAGTATGATCGCTTCCTGACAGCAGAGGGGGGTAAAAAGACAGACTTTTACAAAGGTGGGAAAAAAATTAAATACTACAACATGCCGTGGGGTGCTGGGATCACTATGTGCCCAGGACGCTTCTTCGCCACCAATGAGCTGAAGCAGTTTGTCTTCCTCATGCTCACATACTTTGACTTTGAGCTCAAGAACCCAGATGAAAAGATACCTGATATTGACACCAAGCGCTGGGGCTTTGGGTCCATGCAGCCAACCAGAGACATCCAGTTTAGATACAGACTCAGGTTTTAA